The Caloenas nicobarica isolate bCalNic1 chromosome Z, bCalNic1.hap1, whole genome shotgun sequence genome has a segment encoding these proteins:
- the PIAS2 gene encoding E3 SUMO-protein ligase PIAS2 isoform X4 produces MADFEELRNMVSSFRVSELQVLLGFAGRNKSGRKHDLLMRALHLLKSGCSPAVQIKIRELYRRRYPRTIEGLSDLSAIKPAVFNLDSSSSPVEPDLAVAGIHPLPSTSVTPQSPSSPVSSVLLQDTKPHFEMQQPSPPIPPVHPDVQLKSLPFYDVLDVLIKPTSLVQSSIQRFQEKFFIFALTPQQVREICISRDFLPGGRRDYTVQVQLRLCLAETSCPQEDNYPNSLCIKVNGKLFPLPGYAPPPKNGIEQKRPGRPLNITSLVRLSSAVPNQISISWASEIGKNYSMSVYLVRQLTSAMLLQRLKMKGIRNPDHSRALIKEKLTADPDSEIATTSLRVSLMCPLGKMRLTIPCRAVTCTHLQCFDAALYLQMNEKKPTWICPVCDKKAAYESLILDGLFMEILNECSDVDEIKFQEDGSWCPMRPKKEAVKVSSPQCTKIESSSVVSKPCSVTVANEVNKKKVDVIDLTIESSSDEEEDPPAKRKCIFMSETQGSPTKGVLMYQPSTVRVPSVTTVDAAAIPPSLTDYPVPFHHPPISSISSDLPDIP; encoded by the exons ATGGCGGATTTCGAGGAGCTGCGG aATATGGTATCAAGTTTTCGCGTTTCTGAACTGCAAGTGTTGTTGGGGTTTGCTGGACGCAATAAAAGTGGGCGGAAACATGACCTCCTGATGAGGGCACTGCACTTACTGAAGAgcggctgcagcccagcagttCAGATAAAAATCCGAGAACTCTATAGACGTCGGTACCCAAGGACGATTGAAGGACTTTCGGACTTATCAGCTATAAAACCTGCGGTTTTCAATTTGGACAGTAGCTCCTCACCTGTCGAGCCTGACCTCGCTGTTGCTGGCATTCACCCGCTCCCTTCCACTTcagtcacccctcagtctccttcctcgcctgtcaGTTCTGTGCTCCTCCAAGACACTAAGCCCCACTTTGAGATGCAGCAGCCATCCCCTCCGATTCCACCCGTTCATCCTGATGTTCAGCTGAAGAGCCTCCCTTTTTACGACGTGCTTGATGTGCTCATAAAACCTACAAGTCTAG TACAGAGCAGTATTCAGAGGTTCCAAGAGAAgttttttatctttgctttaACACCGCAACAGGTCAGAGAAATCTGTATTTCCAG GGACTTCTTGCCTGGGGGCAGGAGAGATTACACAGTCCAGGTTCAGCTAAG GTTATGCCTAGCAGAGACAAGCTGCCCTCAAGAAGATAATTACCCTAATAGTTTGTGTATTAAAGTAAATGGGAAGCTGTTTCCATTGCCG GGATACGCTCCACCCCCAAAAAATGGAATTGAACAGAAGCGACCTGGGCGCCCCTTGAATATAACATCTCTAGTTAGGTTGTCGTCGGCAGTGCCAAACCAGATTTCCATTTCCTGGGCTTCTGAAATTGGAAAG AATTACTCCATGTCTGTGTATCTTGTTCGTCAGCTCACTTCAGCTATGCTTTTGCAGAGGTTAAAAATGAAAGGTATCAGAAACCCCGATCATTCCAGAGCACTAA ttaaaGAAAAACTAACTGCGGATCCTGATAGTGAGATTGCCACAACCAGTCTGCGGGTTTCTCTGATGTGTCCT ctgggaaaaaTGAGACTGACAATCCCATGCCGGGCTGTGACTTGCACACACCTGCAATGTTTTGATGCTGCTCTTTATCTtcaaatgaatgaaaagaaGCCTACGTGGATCTGCCCTGTCTGTGACAAAAAGGCAGCTTATGAGAGCCTAATATTAGATGG gctcTTTATGGAAATCCTTAATGAATGTTCAGATGTGGATGAGATCAAATTCCAAGAAGATGGTTCCTGGTGTCCCATGAGGCCAAAGAAAGAAGCTGTGAAAGTCTCAAGTCCACAGTGCACCAAAATAGAAA gTTCCAGTGTTGTGAGCAAACCCTGTTCTGTGACGGTGGCCAATGAGGTAAACAAGAAGAAAGTTGATGTTATTGACTTGACTATAGAAAGCTCTTCTGATGAAGAGGAAGATCCTCCTGCCAAAAGGAAGTGCATATTTATGTCTGAAACGCAAGGAAGCCCAACCAAAGG GGTTCTCATGTATCAGCCATCCACTGTCAGAGTGCCCAGCGTGACGACGGTCGATGCTGCTGCTATTCCTCCTTCATTAACAGACTACCCAGTACCATTCCATCACCCACCAATATCCAGTATTTCATCAGACTTGCCAG ACATACCCTAA
- the PIAS2 gene encoding E3 SUMO-protein ligase PIAS2 isoform X3, with translation MADFEELRNMVSSFRVSELQVLLGFAGRNKSGRKHDLLMRALHLLKSGCSPAVQIKIRELYRRRYPRTIEGLSDLSAIKPAVFNLDSSSSPVEPDLAVAGIHPLPSTSVTPQSPSSPVSSVLLQDTKPHFEMQQPSPPIPPVHPDVQLKSLPFYDVLDVLIKPTSLVQSSIQRFQEKFFIFALTPQQVREICISRDFLPGGRRDYTVQVQLRLCLAETSCPQEDNYPNSLCIKVNGKLFPLPGYAPPPKNGIEQKRPGRPLNITSLVRLSSAVPNQISISWASEIGKNYSMSVYLVRQLTSAMLLQRLKMKGIRNPDHSRALIKEKLTADPDSEIATTSLRVSLMCPLGKMRLTIPCRAVTCTHLQCFDAALYLQMNEKKPTWICPVCDKKAAYESLILDGLFMEILNECSDVDEIKFQEDGSWCPMRPKKEAVKVSSPQCTKIESSSVVSKPCSVTVANEVNKKKVDVIDLTIESSSDEEEDPPAKRKCIFMSETQGSPTKGVLMYQPSTVRVPSVTTVDAAAIPPSLTDYPVPFHHPPISSISSDLPGLDFLSLIPVDSQKTTVIGLDFLVP, from the exons ATGGCGGATTTCGAGGAGCTGCGG aATATGGTATCAAGTTTTCGCGTTTCTGAACTGCAAGTGTTGTTGGGGTTTGCTGGACGCAATAAAAGTGGGCGGAAACATGACCTCCTGATGAGGGCACTGCACTTACTGAAGAgcggctgcagcccagcagttCAGATAAAAATCCGAGAACTCTATAGACGTCGGTACCCAAGGACGATTGAAGGACTTTCGGACTTATCAGCTATAAAACCTGCGGTTTTCAATTTGGACAGTAGCTCCTCACCTGTCGAGCCTGACCTCGCTGTTGCTGGCATTCACCCGCTCCCTTCCACTTcagtcacccctcagtctccttcctcgcctgtcaGTTCTGTGCTCCTCCAAGACACTAAGCCCCACTTTGAGATGCAGCAGCCATCCCCTCCGATTCCACCCGTTCATCCTGATGTTCAGCTGAAGAGCCTCCCTTTTTACGACGTGCTTGATGTGCTCATAAAACCTACAAGTCTAG TACAGAGCAGTATTCAGAGGTTCCAAGAGAAgttttttatctttgctttaACACCGCAACAGGTCAGAGAAATCTGTATTTCCAG GGACTTCTTGCCTGGGGGCAGGAGAGATTACACAGTCCAGGTTCAGCTAAG GTTATGCCTAGCAGAGACAAGCTGCCCTCAAGAAGATAATTACCCTAATAGTTTGTGTATTAAAGTAAATGGGAAGCTGTTTCCATTGCCG GGATACGCTCCACCCCCAAAAAATGGAATTGAACAGAAGCGACCTGGGCGCCCCTTGAATATAACATCTCTAGTTAGGTTGTCGTCGGCAGTGCCAAACCAGATTTCCATTTCCTGGGCTTCTGAAATTGGAAAG AATTACTCCATGTCTGTGTATCTTGTTCGTCAGCTCACTTCAGCTATGCTTTTGCAGAGGTTAAAAATGAAAGGTATCAGAAACCCCGATCATTCCAGAGCACTAA ttaaaGAAAAACTAACTGCGGATCCTGATAGTGAGATTGCCACAACCAGTCTGCGGGTTTCTCTGATGTGTCCT ctgggaaaaaTGAGACTGACAATCCCATGCCGGGCTGTGACTTGCACACACCTGCAATGTTTTGATGCTGCTCTTTATCTtcaaatgaatgaaaagaaGCCTACGTGGATCTGCCCTGTCTGTGACAAAAAGGCAGCTTATGAGAGCCTAATATTAGATGG gctcTTTATGGAAATCCTTAATGAATGTTCAGATGTGGATGAGATCAAATTCCAAGAAGATGGTTCCTGGTGTCCCATGAGGCCAAAGAAAGAAGCTGTGAAAGTCTCAAGTCCACAGTGCACCAAAATAGAAA gTTCCAGTGTTGTGAGCAAACCCTGTTCTGTGACGGTGGCCAATGAGGTAAACAAGAAGAAAGTTGATGTTATTGACTTGACTATAGAAAGCTCTTCTGATGAAGAGGAAGATCCTCCTGCCAAAAGGAAGTGCATATTTATGTCTGAAACGCAAGGAAGCCCAACCAAAGG GGTTCTCATGTATCAGCCATCCACTGTCAGAGTGCCCAGCGTGACGACGGTCGATGCTGCTGCTATTCCTCCTTCATTAACAGACTACCCAGTACCATTCCATCACCCACCAATATCCAGTATTTCATCAGACTTGCCAG
- the PIAS2 gene encoding E3 SUMO-protein ligase PIAS2 isoform X2, whose amino-acid sequence MADFEELRNMVSSFRVSELQVLLGFAGRNKSGRKHDLLMRALHLLKSGCSPAVQIKIRELYRRRYPRTIEGLSDLSAIKPAVFNLDSSSSPVEPDLAVAGIHPLPSTSVTPQSPSSPVSSVLLQDTKPHFEMQQPSPPIPPVHPDVQLKSLPFYDVLDVLIKPTSLVQSSIQRFQEKFFIFALTPQQVREICISRDFLPGGRRDYTVQVQLRLCLAETSCPQEDNYPNSLCIKVNGKLFPLPGYAPPPKNGIEQKRPGRPLNITSLVRLSSAVPNQISISWASEIGKNYSMSVYLVRQLTSAMLLQRLKMKGIRNPDHSRALIKEKLTADPDSEIATTSLRVSLMCPLGKMRLTIPCRAVTCTHLQCFDAALYLQMNEKKPTWICPVCDKKAAYESLILDGLFMEILNECSDVDEIKFQEDGSWCPMRPKKEAVKVSSPQCTKIESSSVVSKPCSVTVANEVNKKKVDVIDLTIESSSDEEEDPPAKRKCIFMSETQGSPTKGVLMYQPSTVRVPSVTTVDAAAIPPSLTDYPVPFHHPPISSISSDLPGLDFLSLIPVDSQSHLNLNKQHAWQHHHLDQSPREQHAR is encoded by the exons ATGGCGGATTTCGAGGAGCTGCGG aATATGGTATCAAGTTTTCGCGTTTCTGAACTGCAAGTGTTGTTGGGGTTTGCTGGACGCAATAAAAGTGGGCGGAAACATGACCTCCTGATGAGGGCACTGCACTTACTGAAGAgcggctgcagcccagcagttCAGATAAAAATCCGAGAACTCTATAGACGTCGGTACCCAAGGACGATTGAAGGACTTTCGGACTTATCAGCTATAAAACCTGCGGTTTTCAATTTGGACAGTAGCTCCTCACCTGTCGAGCCTGACCTCGCTGTTGCTGGCATTCACCCGCTCCCTTCCACTTcagtcacccctcagtctccttcctcgcctgtcaGTTCTGTGCTCCTCCAAGACACTAAGCCCCACTTTGAGATGCAGCAGCCATCCCCTCCGATTCCACCCGTTCATCCTGATGTTCAGCTGAAGAGCCTCCCTTTTTACGACGTGCTTGATGTGCTCATAAAACCTACAAGTCTAG TACAGAGCAGTATTCAGAGGTTCCAAGAGAAgttttttatctttgctttaACACCGCAACAGGTCAGAGAAATCTGTATTTCCAG GGACTTCTTGCCTGGGGGCAGGAGAGATTACACAGTCCAGGTTCAGCTAAG GTTATGCCTAGCAGAGACAAGCTGCCCTCAAGAAGATAATTACCCTAATAGTTTGTGTATTAAAGTAAATGGGAAGCTGTTTCCATTGCCG GGATACGCTCCACCCCCAAAAAATGGAATTGAACAGAAGCGACCTGGGCGCCCCTTGAATATAACATCTCTAGTTAGGTTGTCGTCGGCAGTGCCAAACCAGATTTCCATTTCCTGGGCTTCTGAAATTGGAAAG AATTACTCCATGTCTGTGTATCTTGTTCGTCAGCTCACTTCAGCTATGCTTTTGCAGAGGTTAAAAATGAAAGGTATCAGAAACCCCGATCATTCCAGAGCACTAA ttaaaGAAAAACTAACTGCGGATCCTGATAGTGAGATTGCCACAACCAGTCTGCGGGTTTCTCTGATGTGTCCT ctgggaaaaaTGAGACTGACAATCCCATGCCGGGCTGTGACTTGCACACACCTGCAATGTTTTGATGCTGCTCTTTATCTtcaaatgaatgaaaagaaGCCTACGTGGATCTGCCCTGTCTGTGACAAAAAGGCAGCTTATGAGAGCCTAATATTAGATGG gctcTTTATGGAAATCCTTAATGAATGTTCAGATGTGGATGAGATCAAATTCCAAGAAGATGGTTCCTGGTGTCCCATGAGGCCAAAGAAAGAAGCTGTGAAAGTCTCAAGTCCACAGTGCACCAAAATAGAAA gTTCCAGTGTTGTGAGCAAACCCTGTTCTGTGACGGTGGCCAATGAGGTAAACAAGAAGAAAGTTGATGTTATTGACTTGACTATAGAAAGCTCTTCTGATGAAGAGGAAGATCCTCCTGCCAAAAGGAAGTGCATATTTATGTCTGAAACGCAAGGAAGCCCAACCAAAGG GGTTCTCATGTATCAGCCATCCACTGTCAGAGTGCCCAGCGTGACGACGGTCGATGCTGCTGCTATTCCTCCTTCATTAACAGACTACCCAGTACCATTCCATCACCCACCAATATCCAGTATTTCATCAGACTTGCCAG